In Aggregicoccus sp. 17bor-14, the genomic window CCCGCTGAACCCGCACGCGCGTGCTTTTTCGGCGACCGGAGCGCAGACCTCGAGACGTCGCGCGGCTCCTGTCGGAACTGGGTCCACACCCGAGCCTCCCTGGAGCGCCGCGCAGGCGGACGCCCCCTCGCGCTGGGCGGAGGCGACGGACACCGGCCCATCCCTCGTCCTCCCGGAGCGATGCGCAGACCTCGTCCCTGCGCGCCCCGAGCGGGTCAGCTCTGCCCCGGTTTCCGGGCCGCCTGGCAGCGCGCGGTGCGCCGCGTTATGACTGCACGCCAGACACAGCACCGTCCCCGTGCCCCACCCCGCCGGAAGGGAGAGCCGCCGTGAGCACCGCCAGCACCGCCTCCCGCGTCGTCGTCAACGAGGAGCTCTACCCGCTCGTCATCATCGAGCTGCACGGGCAGATCGACGACGAGCAGTTCCGCGAGTACCTGCGCAAGCTGGACGCGCTCGTGCCGCGCCCCGAGAAGCGCGTCATCTTCTACGACCTGCGCGCGGGCAAGAACCTCACCTACGAGCAGCGGCAGTGGCAGGCGGAGTGGCAGAAGAAGAACGCCGAGGCGGTGCGCCAGATGAACCTCGGCGTCGCCTTCGTCATCGACAACCCGCTGCTGCGGGTCATCGTGCGCGCGGTGCTCTTCATCC contains:
- a CDS encoding STAS/SEC14 domain-containing protein; the encoded protein is MSTASTASRVVVNEELYPLVIIELHGQIDDEQFREYLRKLDALVPRPEKRVIFYDLRAGKNLTYEQRQWQAEWQKKNAEAVRQMNLGVAFVIDNPLLRVIVRAVLFIQPIGCPSQIFGSVEEAYRWSCDLLEKDGNPAAAARARARLGVGSPPAVPAR